One genomic segment of Linepithema humile isolate Giens D197 chromosome 5, Lhum_UNIL_v1.0, whole genome shotgun sequence includes these proteins:
- the LOC105673718 gene encoding uncharacterized protein isoform X1, producing the protein MKMSWLFGKKKHKDSPPDSRDEQEEQASTSQADDFVVIEKRRTSLPPNVGESGQGTPYPSGLYPFIGGTPMNPAMSAGNLPKLSQQVDAPHYLSGVPFKLCRQLESNMNNDLEIDGLRINEILSFVERLENQNYDYDFSLETGVITEIDSRNNE; encoded by the exons ATG aagATGTCTTGGCTCTTTGGCAAAAAGAAGCACAAGGATTCACCTCCCGATTCTAGGGATGAGCAAGAAGAACAGGCTTCTACTAGTCAGGCAGATGATTTTGtagtaattgaaaaaagaagaacTTCATTGCCACCTAATGTTGGTGAAAGTGGCCAAGGTACGCCTTATCCTAGTGGACTATACCCATTCATCGGCGGAACGCCAATGAATCCCGCAATGTCGGCTGGTAATTTGCCAAAGCTAAGTCAGCAAGTGGATGCTCCGCATTATCTAAGCGGTGTACCGTTTAAGTTATGCAGACAGTTGGAAAGTAATATGAACAACGACTTGGAGATAGATGGCCTACggattaatgaaatattgtcTTTCGTTGAAAGAttagaaaatcaaaattatgattatgattTTTCTCTCGAGACAGGTGTCATTACAGAAATAGATAGTAGGAATaacgaataa
- the LOC105673718 gene encoding uncharacterized protein isoform X2, with protein MMSWLFGKKKHKDSPPDSRDEQEEQASTSQADDFVVIEKRRTSLPPNVGESGQGTPYPSGLYPFIGGTPMNPAMSAGNLPKLSQQVDAPHYLSGVPFKLCRQLESNMNNDLEIDGLRINEILSFVERLENQNYDYDFSLETGVITEIDSRNNE; from the exons ATG ATGTCTTGGCTCTTTGGCAAAAAGAAGCACAAGGATTCACCTCCCGATTCTAGGGATGAGCAAGAAGAACAGGCTTCTACTAGTCAGGCAGATGATTTTGtagtaattgaaaaaagaagaacTTCATTGCCACCTAATGTTGGTGAAAGTGGCCAAGGTACGCCTTATCCTAGTGGACTATACCCATTCATCGGCGGAACGCCAATGAATCCCGCAATGTCGGCTGGTAATTTGCCAAAGCTAAGTCAGCAAGTGGATGCTCCGCATTATCTAAGCGGTGTACCGTTTAAGTTATGCAGACAGTTGGAAAGTAATATGAACAACGACTTGGAGATAGATGGCCTACggattaatgaaatattgtcTTTCGTTGAAAGAttagaaaatcaaaattatgattatgattTTTCTCTCGAGACAGGTGTCATTACAGAAATAGATAGTAGGAATaacgaataa
- the LOC105673718 gene encoding uncharacterized protein isoform X3, whose translation MSWLFGKKKHKDSPPDSRDEQEEQASTSQADDFVVIEKRRTSLPPNVGESGQGTPYPSGLYPFIGGTPMNPAMSAGNLPKLSQQVDAPHYLSGVPFKLCRQLESNMNNDLEIDGLRINEILSFVERLENQNYDYDFSLETGVITEIDSRNNE comes from the coding sequence ATGTCTTGGCTCTTTGGCAAAAAGAAGCACAAGGATTCACCTCCCGATTCTAGGGATGAGCAAGAAGAACAGGCTTCTACTAGTCAGGCAGATGATTTTGtagtaattgaaaaaagaagaacTTCATTGCCACCTAATGTTGGTGAAAGTGGCCAAGGTACGCCTTATCCTAGTGGACTATACCCATTCATCGGCGGAACGCCAATGAATCCCGCAATGTCGGCTGGTAATTTGCCAAAGCTAAGTCAGCAAGTGGATGCTCCGCATTATCTAAGCGGTGTACCGTTTAAGTTATGCAGACAGTTGGAAAGTAATATGAACAACGACTTGGAGATAGATGGCCTACggattaatgaaatattgtcTTTCGTTGAAAGAttagaaaatcaaaattatgattatgattTTTCTCTCGAGACAGGTGTCATTACAGAAATAGATAGTAGGAATaacgaataa
- the LOC105673761 gene encoding transmembrane protein 222: MRDLSVDIPELSNDSPEMDLSIRPERQRFPFCIVWTPLPILTYFLPFIGHMGIATSTGVIRDFAGPYYVSEDNMAFGKPTKYWQLDYTKAKGGIHGWDAGVAEASEIYKTRMHNICCDNCHSHVARALNLMSYNNSSNWNMVKLAFFILIHGKYVSFLGFLKTWLPFCILCSIFFCIYTISYSSALH; this comes from the exons ATGAGGGATCTGTCAGTAGATATTCCGGAGTTATCAAATGATTCACCTGAAATGGATCTCAGCATTCGGCCAGAGAGACAAAGATTCCCTTTTTGCATCGTTTGGACTCCATTGCCTATACTAAC aTACTTTCTGCCATTTATTGGACACATGGGCATTGCAACGTCAACAGGAGTCATAAGAGACTTTGCTGGTCCTTATTACGTCTCCGAAGACAACATGGCATTTGGTAAACCCACCAAATACTGGCAGCTGGATTATACTAAAGCCAAGGGTGGCATACATGGATGGGATGCTGGAGTGGCAGAAGCTAGTGAAATTTACAAAACCAGAatg CACAATATATGTTGTGACAATTGCCATTCGCATGTAGCAAGAGCTTTGAATTTGATGTCGTACAACAATTCAAGCAATTGGAACATGGTAAAACTTGCATTTTTCATCTTGATTCATGGGAAATACGTAAG CTTTCTAGGTTTTCTTAAGACTTGGTTACCTTTCTGCATACTCTGCAGCATATTCTTTTGCATATACACAATTTCATACTCTTCTGCTTTGCATTAA